From one Bacteroidota bacterium genomic stretch:
- the infC gene encoding translation initiation factor IF-3: MQIRAKEVRLIAEGVEPGVFSITRALEIADEQGLDLVEISPNAEPPVCKVIDYKKFLFERKKKAKEAKANQIKQDIKEIRFGPNTDDHDFDFKLKHAEGFLQEGHKVKAYVFFKGRSIVYKERGEVLLLQFAQKLAELGKVDMLPKLEGKKMTLIMSPKPKK, translated from the coding sequence ATGCAAATACGTGCTAAAGAAGTGCGTTTAATTGCAGAAGGAGTTGAACCAGGAGTTTTTTCAATTACAAGAGCACTTGAGATTGCTGATGAACAAGGACTTGATTTGGTTGAGATTTCACCCAATGCAGAACCCCCGGTTTGTAAAGTAATTGACTACAAAAAGTTTTTATTTGAACGCAAAAAGAAAGCTAAAGAAGCAAAAGCAAATCAAATAAAACAAGACATCAAAGAAATCCGTTTCGGACCTAATACCGATGACCATGACTTTGATTTTAAATTAAAACATGCAGAAGGTTTTTTACAAGAAGGACATAAAGTAAAAGCTTATGTTTTCTTTAAAGGACGTTCAATTGTTTACAAAGAAAGAGGAGAAGTTCTTTTATTACAGTTTGCTCAAAAATTGGCAGAACTGGGTAAAGTTGATATGTTACCGAAGTTAGAGGGCAAAAAAATGACTTTAATAATGAGTCCTAAACCTAAAAAATAA
- the rpmI gene encoding 50S ribosomal protein L35, producing the protein MPKVKTNSAAKKRFKATPSGKIKRGSAYKSHILTKKSTKQKRNLTGVAYISKPDMGLVKNLLGIGK; encoded by the coding sequence ATGCCAAAAGTAAAAACAAACAGTGCGGCCAAGAAACGCTTTAAAGCCACTCCTAGTGGAAAAATTAAGAGAGGTTCAGCATACAAAAGCCACATTTTAACAAAAAAATCAACCAAACAAAAACGTAACCTTACAGGGGTTGCATATATCAGTAAACCTGATATGGGATTGGTTAAAAATTTATTAGGAATAGGTAAATAG
- the rplT gene encoding 50S ribosomal protein L20, which produces MPRSVNSVASRRRRKKLLKLAKGYWGARKNVLTVAKHTIDKGLNYAYRDRKTKKRNFRSLWIVRINAGVRTHGLSYSQFIGLAAKKGLGLNRKVLADLAMNHPDAFKAIVEKVK; this is translated from the coding sequence ATGCCACGTTCAGTCAATTCAGTAGCCTCAAGAAGGCGCAGAAAAAAACTCCTTAAATTAGCTAAAGGCTATTGGGGAGCTCGTAAAAATGTATTAACAGTTGCCAAGCATACCATAGACAAAGGTTTAAACTATGCTTACCGCGACCGTAAAACCAAAAAACGTAATTTCCGTTCACTTTGGATAGTGCGTATTAACGCAGGTGTTAGGACTCATGGATTAAGCTATAGCCAATTTATTGGTTTAGCAGCTAAAAAAGGTTTAGGTTTAAACCGTAAAGTATTAGCAGATTTAGCTATGAACCATCCTGATGCTTTCAAAGCCATTGTTGAAAAAGTAAAATAA
- the murB gene encoding UDP-N-acetylmuramate dehydrogenase, which produces MIIKQNISLKPYNTFGIEAKAADFIEINSIEGLNFIIDNFNLAHRKMMILGGGSNILLTKDYDGLVLKMDILGIEKIAEDDNAVFVKAMAGEKWHNFVLYCVSNGYAGVENLSLIPGCVGAAPMQNIGAYGAEIKDVCFEVEAYHTDTNERKVFTNAECKFGYRESIFKHEAKGLYIITSVTFKLNKKANLNISYGAIEEVLKNKNIIQPSIKDVSDAVIEIRQSKLPNPTILGNAGSFFKNPEIQTEKYLQLKEQFTDMVGYKTGDSTTKLAAGWLIEQCGWKGKVVGNTGSHKNQALVLVNYGEATGNEIWNLALAIQKSVLDKFGVTIVPEVNII; this is translated from the coding sequence ATGATTATAAAACAAAATATATCGTTAAAACCATATAACACATTTGGAATAGAAGCCAAAGCCGCTGATTTTATTGAGATAAACTCTATTGAAGGTTTAAATTTTATTATTGATAACTTTAATTTAGCGCATAGAAAAATGATGATTCTTGGGGGTGGAAGTAATATTTTACTCACTAAGGATTACGATGGCCTGGTTTTAAAAATGGATATACTTGGCATTGAAAAAATAGCTGAGGATGATAATGCTGTTTTTGTGAAGGCCATGGCCGGAGAAAAATGGCACAACTTTGTTTTATATTGTGTAAGCAATGGGTATGCGGGAGTAGAAAACTTATCGCTTATACCTGGTTGTGTGGGAGCTGCTCCAATGCAAAATATTGGCGCTTATGGTGCTGAAATTAAAGATGTTTGTTTTGAGGTAGAAGCTTACCATACTGATACGAACGAACGTAAGGTATTTACGAATGCTGAATGTAAGTTTGGATATAGGGAAAGTATTTTTAAACACGAAGCAAAAGGATTATATATTATTACCTCGGTAACTTTTAAGTTGAATAAAAAAGCCAACCTTAACATTTCTTATGGAGCCATTGAGGAGGTACTAAAAAATAAGAACATCATTCAACCGTCTATTAAGGATGTGAGTGATGCTGTAATTGAAATAAGGCAATCAAAACTACCAAACCCTACTATTTTGGGCAATGCGGGTAGTTTTTTCAAAAACCCTGAAATACAAACTGAAAAGTATTTACAGCTGAAAGAACAGTTTACTGATATGGTTGGTTATAAAACTGGAGATAGCACTACTAAACTTGCTGCAGGTTGGTTAATTGAACAATGTGGCTGGAAAGGGAAAGTAGTTGGCAATACGGGCTCGCATAAAAACCAAGCTTTGGTTTTGGTTAATTATGGCGAAGCTACCGGCAATGAAATATGGAACTTAGCCCTTGCTATTCAAAAATCGGTATTGGATAAATTTGGTGTAACCATAGTTCCTGAAGTAAATATTATCTAA
- a CDS encoding sulfatase-like hydrolase/transferase: MKEKLYPKHNLKIIFAFMFNNIPHLKALLQRLAIIYIFYALCRLIFLLFNTSMYELGFVKIISTFYYGLLFDTSAIIYTNAIFILLHIIPIALRQKEWYQQVLKIYFLTVNGIALLLNLIDTSYYSFSGKRSGIELMGMKSEIKGLVIFNYLIDYWYAFLLFFVLLFLLNKCYNYTKLTLTQKEWSWYCQAALIPVIAALSFIGARGGFALIPLNTFDAARLVGVNAANLATNTPFHVIMSVQQVGLEKQNYFTQNIADQYYQLVKQNTNITDTTKPNVVLIIVESLGKEYVGFYNNGEGFTPFIDSLASHATVYTQCYANCKRSIEGVSCIMASMPSWMETDYISSYYQTNQLKSIGAYLSEEGYKTSFYHGGINGTMSFDNFIANTNGGDYYGKNEYPNQNDYDGNWGIYDDKYLSYWADELNAKKKPFFSTCFTLSSHHPYNIPKELQAKFPKEKQEMYRSVRYVDYSLQQFFAKIKYMPWYKNTVFIITADHSSLNSKAKYNTDAGKYEIPLLVYDARKPYFEKNDTITQQLSILPMVLKLTNYKKPYFSFDGNDTNRFSLTYQNGYYQIIKDSFTYHFTGKSGLGFYEIKTDSLMANNLINKAVFQQQKSYLDTLIKIVIQQYNNALIDNKMTDKK, translated from the coding sequence ATGAAAGAAAAATTATATCCTAAACATAATTTAAAAATTATTTTTGCTTTTATGTTTAATAACATTCCGCACTTAAAAGCATTGTTACAAAGGCTTGCCATTATATATATATTTTATGCTTTATGTAGACTGATTTTTTTATTGTTTAATACATCAATGTATGAATTAGGGTTTGTAAAAATAATAAGCACGTTTTATTACGGGTTGTTATTTGACACATCAGCCATTATATATACCAACGCTATTTTTATTTTACTACATATAATACCTATAGCTTTAAGGCAAAAAGAATGGTACCAACAAGTGTTAAAAATTTATTTTTTAACCGTGAACGGAATTGCCCTATTACTTAATTTAATTGATACCAGTTATTATTCATTCAGTGGTAAACGCTCAGGAATTGAATTAATGGGTATGAAGAGCGAAATAAAAGGATTGGTTATATTTAATTACTTAATAGATTACTGGTATGCGTTCCTGCTGTTTTTTGTTTTACTTTTTTTACTAAACAAATGTTATAACTATACAAAGCTTACGTTAACCCAAAAAGAATGGTCATGGTATTGTCAAGCCGCATTAATACCAGTTATCGCAGCATTATCATTTATAGGTGCACGTGGAGGTTTTGCATTAATTCCATTAAACACTTTTGATGCAGCTAGGCTGGTAGGAGTGAATGCCGCAAACTTGGCTACCAATACCCCCTTTCATGTAATTATGAGTGTGCAGCAAGTAGGGCTTGAAAAACAAAATTATTTTACACAGAATATTGCAGACCAATATTACCAATTAGTGAAGCAAAATACCAATATAACAGATACTACAAAGCCAAACGTAGTACTTATTATTGTAGAAAGCCTCGGCAAAGAATATGTTGGTTTTTACAACAATGGTGAGGGTTTTACACCCTTTATTGATAGCCTTGCTTCACATGCTACCGTTTATACCCAATGTTATGCTAATTGCAAAAGAAGCATTGAAGGAGTTTCTTGTATTATGGCTTCTATGCCAAGTTGGATGGAAACTGATTACATAAGCAGTTATTACCAGACCAATCAATTAAAAAGCATTGGTGCTTACCTGAGCGAGGAGGGATATAAAACATCATTCTATCATGGCGGCATAAACGGAACCATGAGTTTCGATAATTTTATAGCCAATACCAATGGCGGAGATTATTATGGCAAAAATGAATACCCAAATCAAAACGATTATGATGGCAATTGGGGAATTTACGATGATAAATATTTAAGTTATTGGGCTGACGAGTTAAATGCAAAAAAGAAACCCTTCTTCTCAACTTGTTTTACCCTTTCTTCACATCACCCGTACAATATACCCAAAGAGTTACAGGCAAAATTCCCAAAAGAAAAACAAGAAATGTATCGTTCCGTTCGTTATGTTGATTACAGTTTACAGCAGTTTTTTGCAAAAATTAAATATATGCCTTGGTATAAAAATACCGTTTTTATTATTACAGCCGATCACTCCTCTTTAAATAGTAAAGCCAAATACAATACAGATGCCGGGAAATACGAAATTCCTTTATTGGTGTATGATGCCCGAAAACCTTATTTTGAAAAAAATGATACAATCACCCAGCAGTTATCCATTTTACCCATGGTTTTAAAATTAACCAATTACAAAAAACCATATTTTAGTTTTGATGGAAATGATACCAATCGATTTTCACTCACTTACCAAAATGGATATTATCAAATCATTAAAGATTCATTTACATACCATTTTACTGGAAAGTCAGGACTGGGTTTTTATGAAATAAAAACAGACAGTTTAATGGCTAATAATTTGATTAATAAAGCAGTGTTTCAACAACAAAAATCCTATCTCGATACATTAATAAAAATAGTCATACAGCAATACAATAATGCTTTGATTGACAACAAAATGACTGACAAGAAATAG
- a CDS encoding T9SS type A sorting domain-containing protein, with amino-acid sequence MKSFIRKITMLFFVLALVIPAIAQTNTWTNANGTGVWSDDGNWSSGAAPDGSESIRFDGTSTDDCYVDAGANATLTGVGLTLAAGYTGTITIDDAIAFEIGVINLNAGRIVVGVNTFACTSLFFGNNITTTREFDGTNATQITIAGTLSFGTGTSNNATFRASSNTTNGTSLGGTLTYTAGTFVHNSGKFRFTAGGARTVPNFTFFDLELYNSTNAAVTITLGSTITVNNTLYLSGNSSSSILNFATGTINLKGGLDVSGHNATTVGTTLTGTINMNGTSAQSIVGNVSSSTGAIPNLTIGNTTAAVTLSSGSLYVGGTFTINSSASFVTGGNTISFGGNVANSGTFTPSTSTIFLRHTAAQSINFGAGASINTLTCSKSSNTATVNAATTITDLLTCTSGTLNLNGNVTIASTASKTANVGTSTGTISGNANVQRFITAAGRRYRFLASPVSGATMSAWKNTIHISGPGGATNNFDATVGDQPSVYTYDETLITGDLNTGWVSATNGSTDPLTIGKGFRVFVRGSRSGAKLVPPYDPQDAVTLSVTGPLNNGNFVFSPTFTSSGNAANDGWNMLGNPYASGYDWNSFYDGGSNRTNMDPTVYIFDGTTNAYLSYNASSNTGGLTSGIIPSGSAFYIKATGASPALTFTETFKSTITPSSTFKMKEPELEIRMETAASNEIDKYFFKVMPGSTNNYDGFDIIKLSNANVNVSSYGQDGQQLTASVIPELADLTVVPLKVIAAKASTFKFTFYGVNGFTGSDFVLIDKFTNTTTPLMDSTTYSFVMDSVTGSYGDKRFEIAIAKNRTSIDKYFETINNILTATVYPNPAVNELNIEVNKNAKIEQVSVFDITGKQINNYTSTGSKLDISNLSNGTYLIEVMTNQGRLTTKFVK; translated from the coding sequence ATGAAATCATTTATACGTAAAATTACAATGTTATTTTTTGTGCTAGCCTTGGTTATACCGGCTATTGCACAAACAAATACATGGACCAATGCAAACGGAACGGGCGTTTGGAGCGATGACGGGAATTGGTCGAGTGGTGCTGCTCCTGATGGGTCAGAATCTATTAGATTCGATGGTACCAGTACTGATGATTGCTATGTTGATGCAGGTGCTAATGCTACCCTTACCGGAGTTGGTTTAACGCTTGCAGCTGGCTATACTGGTACAATAACTATAGATGATGCTATTGCATTTGAAATTGGTGTTATCAATTTAAACGCTGGTCGTATAGTTGTCGGTGTAAATACATTTGCCTGTACGTCACTTTTCTTTGGTAATAATATTACAACAACAAGAGAGTTTGATGGAACAAACGCTACACAAATTACTATTGCAGGTACTTTAAGTTTTGGAACAGGTACCAGTAACAATGCTACTTTCAGAGCATCAAGCAATACAACAAATGGAACTTCACTAGGAGGTACTTTAACCTATACTGCAGGCACATTTGTTCATAATTCAGGTAAATTTCGTTTTACTGCTGGAGGAGCCAGGACGGTTCCTAATTTTACTTTCTTTGATTTAGAATTATACAATTCAACAAATGCAGCGGTTACCATTACTTTAGGTTCAACAATTACAGTTAATAATACGCTTTACTTATCAGGTAATTCAAGTTCATCAATTTTGAACTTTGCAACGGGTACTATTAACCTAAAAGGAGGATTAGATGTTAGTGGGCATAATGCAACAACCGTGGGAACTACTTTAACAGGTACAATCAATATGAACGGTACTTCGGCTCAAAGTATTGTGGGTAATGTTTCAAGTTCAACCGGAGCTATTCCTAACTTGACTATAGGAAATACAACAGCAGCGGTTACCCTTTCTTCAGGTTCATTATATGTTGGAGGTACTTTTACTATTAATAGTTCAGCTTCATTTGTAACTGGTGGAAACACCATTAGTTTTGGCGGTAACGTAGCCAATTCAGGTACTTTTACACCAAGTACCAGTACTATATTTTTAAGACATACCGCTGCACAATCAATTAATTTTGGAGCAGGTGCAAGTATTAATACATTAACTTGTAGCAAAAGTTCAAACACAGCCACTGTAAATGCAGCAACAACAATAACTGACCTGTTAACTTGTACTAGTGGAACTTTAAATTTAAATGGCAACGTTACAATTGCCTCAACCGCAAGCAAAACAGCAAATGTTGGTACTAGCACAGGTACTATATCAGGTAATGCAAATGTTCAACGATTTATTACTGCTGCCGGCAGAAGATATAGATTTTTAGCCTCTCCTGTTTCAGGTGCAACCATGAGTGCTTGGAAAAACACCATTCATATTTCAGGACCGGGTGGAGCTACCAATAATTTTGATGCAACCGTAGGTGATCAACCTTCAGTTTATACTTACGATGAAACTTTAATAACTGGCGATTTAAATACAGGATGGGTATCAGCTACTAATGGTTCAACCGATCCGTTAACAATAGGAAAAGGTTTTAGAGTTTTTGTCAGAGGTTCTAGAAGCGGTGCTAAATTAGTACCACCATACGATCCGCAGGATGCAGTTACATTGTCAGTAACTGGACCTTTAAACAATGGAAATTTTGTTTTTAGTCCAACGTTTACTTCATCGGGTAATGCTGCCAACGATGGTTGGAATATGTTGGGAAATCCATACGCTAGCGGATACGATTGGAATTCTTTTTACGATGGAGGTTCAAACAGAACCAATATGGATCCGACAGTTTATATTTTTGATGGTACAACCAATGCATATTTAAGTTACAATGCAAGCTCAAATACAGGAGGTTTAACAAGTGGAATTATTCCATCAGGCTCAGCTTTTTATATTAAAGCTACCGGAGCAAGCCCAGCATTAACATTTACTGAAACATTTAAATCAACCATTACGCCTTCATCAACTTTTAAAATGAAAGAGCCTGAATTGGAAATTAGAATGGAAACTGCTGCCAGCAATGAAATAGATAAGTATTTCTTTAAAGTAATGCCGGGTTCAACTAATAACTATGATGGTTTCGATATTATAAAATTAAGTAATGCCAATGTAAACGTATCATCATACGGTCAGGATGGACAACAATTAACAGCCAGCGTAATTCCTGAGTTAGCTGATTTAACAGTAGTTCCATTAAAAGTTATTGCAGCAAAGGCAAGCACCTTTAAATTTACTTTTTATGGGGTAAATGGTTTTACCGGTAGTGATTTTGTTTTAATTGATAAATTTACAAATACAACAACACCTTTAATGGATAGCACTACTTATTCTTTTGTGATGGATTCAGTTACCGGAAGCTATGGAGACAAACGTTTCGAAATTGCCATTGCTAAAAACAGAACAAGCATTGATAAATATTTTGAAACAATCAATAATATTTTAACAGCTACAGTTTATCCAAATCCTGCCGTTAACGAATTAAATATTGAAGTAAATAAAAATGCTAAAATAGAGCAAGTATCAGTATTTGATATTACAGGAAAACAAATAAACAATTACACAAGTACAGGTAGCAAATTAGATATTTCCAACTTGAGTAATGGTACTTACTTAATAGAAGTGATGACCAATCAAGGTCGTTTAACAACTAAGTTTGTTAAATAG
- the menB gene encoding 1,4-dihydroxy-2-naphthoyl-CoA synthase — protein MTSKYNWTTLKEYKEILFQYYEGIAKISINRPHVHNAFTPLTVQEMSEAMELARQNQDVRVVILTGEGGKAFCSGGDQSVRGHGGYVGDDGIPRLNVLDLQMQIRRIPKPVIAMVAGYAIGGGHVLHVICDISIAAENAKFGQTGPKVGSFDGGFGAGYLARVVGQKKAREIWFLCDQYNAQEALDMGLVNKVVPLELLEDETIKWCQKMIEKSPVALRMIKASFNAELDGQAGIQELAGNATLLYYLSDEAKEGKNSFLEKRKPDFSKFPKFP, from the coding sequence ATGACAAGCAAATATAATTGGACTACTCTGAAGGAGTACAAGGAAATTTTATTTCAATACTATGAAGGTATTGCAAAAATTAGTATTAACCGACCTCATGTGCACAATGCATTTACACCATTAACGGTACAGGAAATGAGTGAGGCCATGGAACTCGCACGTCAAAACCAAGATGTAAGAGTAGTAATTTTAACCGGAGAAGGTGGTAAAGCTTTTTGCAGTGGTGGCGATCAAAGTGTACGTGGACATGGCGGTTATGTGGGTGACGATGGAATTCCACGTTTAAATGTGTTGGATTTACAAATGCAAATCCGCAGAATACCTAAACCGGTTATTGCTATGGTGGCGGGTTACGCTATTGGTGGTGGGCATGTATTACATGTAATTTGCGACATTTCAATAGCTGCCGAAAATGCTAAATTTGGTCAAACAGGACCGAAAGTGGGTAGCTTTGATGGTGGTTTTGGCGCGGGCTACTTAGCACGTGTAGTTGGACAAAAGAAAGCACGCGAAATTTGGTTTTTATGCGACCAATACAATGCACAGGAAGCATTGGATATGGGTTTAGTGAACAAAGTAGTTCCATTGGAATTATTGGAAGATGAAACCATTAAATGGTGCCAGAAAATGATTGAAAAAAGCCCCGTTGCATTGCGTATGATCAAGGCTAGTTTCAATGCTGAACTGGATGGACAAGCAGGTATTCAGGAGTTAGCAGGAAATGCTACTTTATTATATTACCTGAGTGATGAAGCCAAAGAGGGTAAAAATTCATTTTTAGAAAAGCGTAAACCTGACTTTAGTAAATTTCCTAAATTTCCATAA
- the menD gene encoding 2-succinyl-5-enolpyruvyl-6-hydroxy-3-cyclohexene-1-carboxylic-acid synthase has translation MLTNTLYFATLLNNQVTILSKLCSEFGITHAVICPGSRSAPLVFAFNRNKNFKTYTIIDERSAAYIALGIAQQLQKPVALICTSGTAAVNFYPAIAEAFYQKIPLVVLTADRPLEMINQQDGQMINQINLFGSHVRASMQFSVQSSQLEVQNVLEKSTNPVLGPVHINVPLIEPLYENLIPEIELIQLETNKEKSVEFDTTKLSDAVVKSKKKIILVGQLLPNRALNKVLIALQEKGFIILADVVSNQHENIWLKQFDLIIAQATKDTLQELEPDLIISLGGPVLSKALKLWLKQQQPSFHFRIQQDETLVNTYNNVTDYIFSSNILVLNSINNLSLATDSSYSELWYKIEQKSNALTKHFTISNTAVFNELVAVDTVLDNLPSNSQLHIANSTSIRYVSYLGVPQKQLTVFCNRGTSGIDGCSSTTIGAALANNNITTLVTGDLALFYDRNAFWNNYVPKNLRIILLNNSGGGIFNLIDGPSGTPELEQFFLTKHHLKAKNLATDFGLIYENCTSQDELNNALKTFFEPSDTAKIIELSFDMEASAEVYKVFRKMNIDHS, from the coding sequence ATGCTTACAAATACGCTTTACTTTGCAACGCTTTTGAATAACCAAGTTACTATATTATCAAAACTTTGCAGCGAGTTTGGAATTACACATGCTGTAATTTGCCCTGGCTCTCGTTCAGCCCCTTTGGTATTTGCTTTTAACCGCAATAAAAACTTTAAAACTTATACTATAATTGATGAGCGCAGTGCAGCTTATATTGCTTTAGGTATAGCGCAGCAATTACAAAAACCTGTAGCATTAATTTGTACCAGTGGAACTGCTGCGGTTAATTTTTATCCTGCTATTGCGGAAGCTTTTTATCAAAAAATTCCTTTGGTGGTTTTAACTGCGGATAGGCCTTTGGAAATGATTAATCAACAGGACGGACAAATGATTAATCAAATTAATTTGTTTGGCTCTCATGTTAGGGCTAGCATGCAGTTTTCAGTTCAAAGTTCGCAACTTGAGGTGCAAAATGTTTTAGAAAAATCAACTAATCCTGTTTTGGGCCCTGTACATATAAATGTGCCGCTGATAGAGCCTTTATACGAAAATTTAATTCCCGAAATAGAATTAATACAACTTGAGACTAACAAAGAAAAATCGGTTGAATTTGATACTACAAAACTGAGCGATGCTGTTGTCAAGAGTAAGAAAAAAATAATTTTAGTAGGGCAACTTTTACCTAACAGGGCATTGAATAAAGTGCTTATTGCATTACAAGAAAAGGGGTTTATAATTTTAGCTGATGTAGTTTCCAATCAACATGAAAACATTTGGTTAAAACAGTTTGATCTTATTATAGCACAAGCTACTAAAGATACTTTACAAGAACTGGAACCTGATTTAATAATAAGTTTGGGTGGCCCCGTTTTATCAAAAGCATTAAAGTTGTGGTTAAAGCAACAACAACCAAGCTTTCATTTCAGAATTCAGCAAGACGAAACATTAGTTAACACTTACAATAATGTAACTGATTATATTTTTTCAAGCAATATTTTGGTATTGAATTCAATAAATAATCTGTCTTTAGCAACGGATAGTTCTTATAGTGAACTCTGGTATAAAATTGAACAAAAAAGCAATGCATTAACCAAACACTTTACCATAAGTAATACTGCTGTTTTTAACGAATTAGTTGCTGTAGATACAGTATTGGATAATTTGCCTTCCAACAGCCAGTTACATATTGCCAATAGTACATCTATTCGTTATGTAAGCTATTTAGGTGTACCCCAAAAACAATTAACCGTATTTTGCAACAGAGGAACCAGTGGTATTGATGGCTGTAGCTCCACAACAATTGGGGCTGCTTTGGCTAACAATAATATTACTACATTAGTTACAGGTGATTTGGCTCTTTTCTATGATAGAAATGCATTTTGGAATAATTATGTACCAAAGAATTTACGTATAATTTTATTAAACAATAGCGGTGGCGGTATTTTCAATTTAATTGATGGACCCAGCGGCACACCCGAATTGGAGCAATTTTTCTTAACGAAACATCATTTAAAAGCTAAAAATTTAGCTACAGATTTTGGATTAATTTACGAAAATTGCACTTCGCAAGATGAATTGAATAATGCGTTAAAAACATTTTTCGAACCATCGGACACAGCTAAAATAATAGAACTTAGTTTTGACATGGAAGCAAGTGCGGAGGTATATAAAGTGTTTAGAAAAATGAATATTGACCATAGTTGA
- a CDS encoding fumarylacetoacetate hydrolase family protein: MKILCVGRNYSEHAKELGNAVPENPVIFSKPDTALLKNNEPFYLPDFSNDVHHEVELVIKINKVGKKIQEKFAHNYFSEIGLGIDFTARDKQSELKSKGLPWELAKAFDGSAPIGNFINIENIDLKNIDFSLQKNGALVQKGNTSQMIFSFEEIVSFVSQYFTLKVGDLIYTGTPAGVGQVNIGDKLEGFIGTDLMLTCEVK; the protein is encoded by the coding sequence ATGAAAATACTTTGTGTAGGGCGAAATTATAGTGAACATGCTAAAGAGTTAGGTAATGCAGTTCCTGAAAACCCAGTTATATTTAGTAAGCCCGATACTGCCCTGCTTAAAAACAATGAACCTTTTTACTTACCGGATTTTAGCAATGATGTGCATCATGAAGTAGAATTAGTTATTAAAATTAATAAAGTAGGAAAAAAAATCCAAGAGAAATTTGCACACAATTATTTTTCCGAAATTGGTTTAGGTATTGATTTTACTGCTCGCGATAAACAAAGTGAGCTAAAAAGCAAAGGTTTACCATGGGAATTAGCCAAAGCATTTGATGGTTCAGCGCCTATCGGAAATTTTATCAATATAGAAAATATAGATTTAAAGAACATAGATTTTAGTTTACAAAAAAATGGAGCATTAGTGCAAAAAGGGAATACTTCACAAATGATTTTTTCATTTGAAGAAATAGTAAGTTTTGTATCGCAATATTTTACATTAAAGGTAGGAGATTTAATTTATACAGGTACCCCGGCAGGTGTTGGCCAGGTTAATATTGGAGATAAATTAGAAGGATTTATTGGTACTGA